Proteins encoded by one window of Blautia luti:
- the sigE gene encoding RNA polymerase sporulation sigma factor SigE, whose translation MSCYPFQVVSRLVMNRSGEIFYIGGNDVLPAPLEPQREAFVLEKLGTEQAEEAKSVLIEHNLRLVVYIAKKFDNTGVGVEDLISIGTIGLIKAINTFNPVKNIKLATYASRCIENEILMYLRRNSKTRMEVSIDEPLNVDWDGNELLLSDILGTDEDVISRRLEDEVEISLLAKAINKLSPREQTIIRLRFGLGKKDDTEKTQKEVADFLGISQSYISRLEKRIMKRLKKEIVKYE comes from the coding sequence ATGAGTTGTTATCCATTTCAGGTCGTATCAAGACTGGTGATGAACCGGTCAGGAGAAATCTTTTATATTGGCGGAAATGATGTTCTGCCGGCACCGCTGGAGCCGCAGAGAGAAGCATTTGTTCTGGAGAAACTGGGGACAGAGCAGGCAGAGGAAGCGAAATCTGTTCTCATAGAACATAATCTGAGACTGGTGGTATATATTGCGAAAAAGTTTGACAATACAGGTGTGGGGGTGGAGGATCTGATCTCTATCGGGACGATTGGGCTGATCAAGGCCATTAATACATTTAACCCTGTAAAAAATATCAAGCTGGCAACTTATGCGTCCAGATGCATTGAGAATGAGATCCTGATGTATCTCAGGCGTAACAGCAAGACGCGGATGGAGGTATCCATAGATGAACCGCTGAATGTAGACTGGGACGGCAATGAGCTTCTGTTATCAGATATTCTGGGGACAGATGAGGATGTGATATCAAGAAGACTGGAGGACGAAGTGGAGATTTCCCTTCTGGCAAAAGCGATTAATAAACTGTCTCCCAGGGAACAGACCATCATCCGTCTGCGTTTCGGACTGGGAAAAAAGGACGATACGGAAAAGACCCAGAAAGAAGTAGCAGATTTCCTGGGGATTTCCCAGTCCTATATTTCCCGGCTGGAAAAGCGGATCATGAAGCGGTTGAAAAAAGAAATTGTAAAATATGAATAG
- a CDS encoding sigma-E processing peptidase SpoIIGA, protein MHYEIYIDVVFVTNLLMDYILLRFTGKIFRCGKSRGRTLLGALLGALFSCCILYVPAAGFLPAVILLHGACAVGMLVVGCGLKKGSLLVKAVLTLYMAAFLCGGFWEAAKSENLTARAFVLFAAVTCLGASAWSYLADSIRIRMKNVYPVTLVCGGRSKSFYGFYDSGNLLMDSVTRKPVSIGKPDILYDLLPAETADQLKHLKENPGELQGTVAAGLQPHFVTFQSIGKEQGMLLAVTLEKLCIQTPAEVVQVDRPVFAFALEPSAFGKEYEVLLNSRLL, encoded by the coding sequence ATGCATTACGAGATCTACATAGATGTGGTATTTGTCACAAATCTCCTGATGGATTATATTCTTCTGCGGTTTACCGGAAAAATCTTCCGGTGTGGAAAAAGCCGGGGAAGGACTCTTCTGGGAGCACTTCTGGGAGCCCTGTTTTCCTGTTGTATTCTTTATGTACCAGCCGCTGGTTTTCTTCCGGCAGTGATACTTCTTCATGGAGCCTGTGCAGTGGGAATGCTGGTGGTGGGATGTGGACTGAAAAAAGGAAGTCTGCTGGTAAAAGCGGTGCTGACTCTTTATATGGCGGCTTTTTTATGTGGCGGTTTCTGGGAGGCAGCAAAGAGCGAAAATCTGACGGCCAGAGCCTTTGTGCTTTTTGCAGCAGTGACCTGTCTGGGAGCTTCTGCGTGGTCTTATCTGGCAGATTCCATAAGAATACGGATGAAAAATGTTTATCCTGTAACACTGGTCTGTGGGGGAAGGAGTAAATCCTTTTACGGGTTTTATGATTCAGGAAATCTCCTGATGGATTCTGTGACCCGAAAACCGGTTTCCATCGGAAAACCTGATATTTTATATGACCTTCTGCCTGCTGAAACAGCGGATCAGCTAAAACACCTGAAAGAGAATCCAGGGGAGCTGCAAGGTACGGTGGCTGCAGGGCTTCAGCCTCATTTCGTTACTTTTCAAAGTATTGGAAAGGAACAGGGAATGCTGCTGGCGGTCACACTGGAGAAACTTTGTATTCAGACCCCGGCAGAGGTGGTGCAGGTGGACAGACCGGTTTTTGCATTTGCGTTGGAACCCTCCGCTTTTGGTAAGGAATATGAAGTACTTTTGAATTCCAGATTACTGTAA
- a CDS encoding 4Fe-4S cluster-binding domain-containing protein, with amino-acid sequence MKTEQIRETEDRSQIQEAMTDCVLCPRNCHVDRTKGRRGFCGMPGEIYGARAALHMWEEPCISGKKGSGAVFFSGCGLRCCFCQNRDIAIGKSGLEITEDRLAEIFLELQEQGAANLNLVTGAHYVPQIIAALNLAREQGLRLPVVYNSSGYEKVETVKMLEGYVEVYLPDYKYAESNLAEKYSRAEDYPETAAAAIAEMVRQTGPAVFDEEGYMRRGTIVRNLILPGHTRNSIKVLEYLHRTYGNQIYISIMNQYTPVFEQKEFKELNRRVTQREYEKVLNAALELGIENGFFQDGETARESFIPAFDYEGIRKSVK; translated from the coding sequence ATGAAAACAGAGCAGATAAGAGAAACAGAAGACAGGTCACAGATACAGGAAGCCATGACGGATTGCGTTTTATGTCCCAGAAACTGTCATGTGGACAGAACGAAGGGCAGGAGAGGATTCTGCGGAATGCCGGGAGAAATATATGGAGCCAGAGCAGCCCTGCATATGTGGGAGGAACCCTGTATTTCCGGTAAAAAAGGTTCCGGCGCAGTGTTTTTTTCAGGATGCGGACTGAGATGCTGTTTCTGTCAGAACCGTGATATAGCAATAGGAAAAAGTGGATTGGAAATTACAGAAGACAGGCTGGCTGAAATATTTCTGGAACTTCAGGAACAGGGGGCTGCCAATCTTAACCTGGTGACAGGAGCTCATTATGTGCCGCAGATCATTGCCGCGCTTAACCTGGCACGGGAACAGGGGCTGCGTCTGCCGGTGGTGTATAATTCCAGCGGCTATGAAAAGGTGGAAACTGTGAAGATGCTGGAAGGATACGTGGAGGTATACCTGCCTGATTACAAATATGCGGAAAGTAATCTGGCAGAGAAGTATTCCAGGGCAGAGGATTATCCGGAAACTGCTGCAGCGGCCATTGCAGAAATGGTGCGCCAGACCGGACCGGCAGTGTTTGATGAAGAGGGATATATGAGACGTGGAACGATTGTGCGCAATCTGATTCTGCCGGGGCATACCAGAAATTCCATAAAAGTACTGGAATATCTTCACAGAACTTACGGAAATCAGATCTATATCAGCATTATGAATCAGTATACACCGGTTTTTGAACAGAAAGAGTTTAAGGAACTGAATCGAAGAGTGACACAGCGGGAGTATGAAAAAGTTCTGAATGCTGCATTGGAACTTGGAATTGAAAATGGATTTTTTCAGGATGGAGAAACTGCCAGGGAAAGCTTTATTCCAGCATTTGATTATGAGGGGATAAGAAAATCTGTGAAATAA
- a CDS encoding shikimate dehydrogenase, whose product MKTITGHTGLTALLGSPVAHSISPLMHNEAFRILGLDYVYLCFDVNEDTLPAAVEGLKTCGIRGFNLTMPNKNKIVELLDELSPEAQLIGAVNTVLNDNGKLTGYNTDGYGFMQSVRDAGHDITGKAVTVMGVGGASMAICAQSALDGASAVQIFARRTSRYWDRTQKFAENLSAKTGCQVSLHDNDDHTALKNAIDRSYLLINATSVGMVPDINDSIIKDTGLFRPGLVVADIVYEPQETRLLREAKAAGCQTFNGMYMLLHQGAKAFKIWTGQEMPVEVIREKYFCL is encoded by the coding sequence ATGAAAACAATTACCGGACATACCGGTCTTACTGCTCTTCTGGGCAGTCCGGTTGCACACAGCATTTCCCCTCTGATGCATAACGAAGCCTTCCGTATTCTGGGACTTGATTACGTATATCTTTGCTTTGATGTAAATGAAGATACCCTTCCTGCTGCAGTAGAAGGATTGAAAACCTGCGGGATCCGCGGATTTAATCTGACTATGCCGAATAAGAATAAGATCGTAGAGCTTCTGGATGAGCTTTCTCCTGAAGCGCAGCTTATCGGTGCAGTAAACACTGTGCTGAATGACAATGGGAAGCTTACTGGCTACAATACAGACGGATACGGATTTATGCAGTCTGTCCGTGATGCCGGACATGACATCACCGGAAAGGCTGTTACAGTGATGGGTGTAGGTGGTGCATCCATGGCAATCTGTGCACAGTCTGCTCTGGATGGTGCCAGTGCAGTTCAGATCTTCGCCCGTCGCACCAGCCGCTATTGGGATCGTACACAGAAATTCGCAGAGAACCTAAGCGCAAAGACAGGCTGTCAGGTATCTCTTCATGATAACGATGACCATACAGCACTGAAAAATGCCATTGATCGAAGCTATCTGCTGATCAATGCCACCTCGGTAGGAATGGTTCCTGATATTAATGATTCTATTATTAAAGACACGGGTCTTTTCCGTCCGGGACTGGTCGTGGCAGATATTGTCTATGAGCCACAGGAGACCAGGCTTTTAAGAGAAGCAAAGGCTGCAGGATGTCAGACCTTTAACGGCATGTATATGCTCCTTCACCAGGGTGCCAAGGCATTTAAAATCTGGACAGGACAGGAGATGCCTGTAGAAGTGATCCGTGAGAAATATTTTTGTCTGTAA
- a CDS encoding amino acid ABC transporter ATP-binding protein, translated as MKLFEMKHIKKSFGSLEVLKDISLEVEEGEVLSIIGPSGSGKSTLLRCATGLETPDSGEIIKQGDVGLVFQNFNLFPHFSVLKNITDAPIRVQKRKKEEVYTQARVLLKQMGLSDRENAYPFQLSGGQQQRVSIARALCMNPKILFFDEPTSALDPELTGEILKVIKDLAAEHITMVIVTHEMTFARDISDHIIFMDKGLIAVEGTSQEVFASEHARMKEFLGKFHQG; from the coding sequence ATGAAATTATTTGAAATGAAGCACATAAAAAAGAGCTTCGGCAGTCTTGAGGTGCTGAAGGATATTTCACTTGAAGTGGAAGAGGGAGAGGTATTAAGTATCATCGGTCCCTCCGGATCCGGCAAGTCCACCCTGCTTCGGTGTGCCACAGGACTTGAGACACCGGACAGCGGTGAGATCATCAAACAGGGGGATGTGGGACTGGTATTTCAGAACTTTAACCTGTTTCCCCATTTCTCCGTATTAAAGAACATTACAGATGCACCGATCCGGGTACAGAAAAGAAAGAAAGAGGAAGTTTATACCCAGGCCAGAGTCCTGCTGAAACAGATGGGGCTGTCAGACAGGGAGAATGCTTATCCGTTCCAGTTATCAGGGGGCCAGCAGCAGAGAGTTTCCATTGCAAGGGCTCTGTGCATGAATCCGAAGATCCTGTTCTTCGATGAACCTACTTCCGCCCTGGATCCGGAGCTGACAGGAGAGATCCTGAAGGTTATCAAGGATCTGGCAGCAGAGCACATTACCATGGTAATTGTTACTCATGAGATGACTTTTGCCAGAGATATTTCAGACCATATCATCTTTATGGACAAAGGACTGATCGCAGTGGAGGGAACCTCACAGGAAGTATTTGCATCAGAACATGCGCGAATGAAGGAGTTTCTTGGAAAATTCCATCAGGGATAG
- the purB gene encoding adenylosuccinate lyase, which yields MSTDRYVSPLSERYASKEMQYIFSPDMKFRTWRKLWIALAETEKELGLNITQEQIDELKAHADDINYEVAKERERQVRHDVMSHVYAYGVQCPKAKGIIHLGATSCYVGDNTDIIVMTEALKLVRKKLVNVIAELASFADKYKTQPTLAFTHFQPAQPTTVGKRATLWTQEFLLDLEDLEYVLSTMKLLGSKGTTGTQASFLELFEGDQETIDKIDPMIAQKMGFKECYPVSGQTYSRKVDTRVLNVLAGIAASAHKMSNDIRLLQHLKEVEEPFEKSQIGSSAMAYKRNPMRSERIASLSRYVMVDALNPAITSATQWFERTLDDSANKRLSIPEGFLAIDGILDLCLNVVDGLVVYPKVIEKHMLAELPFMATENIMMDAVKAGGDRQELHERIRELSMEAGKTVKVEGKDNNLLELIATDPAFNLTLEELQKSMDPAKYTGRAKEQTERFVSQVVQPILDSHKEMLGIKAEINV from the coding sequence ATGAGTACAGACAGATATGTAAGTCCTTTATCAGAGCGTTATGCAAGTAAAGAAATGCAGTATATTTTTTCTCCGGATATGAAATTCCGCACATGGAGAAAACTTTGGATTGCTCTTGCTGAGACAGAGAAGGAACTTGGTCTTAACATTACACAGGAGCAGATCGATGAGCTGAAGGCTCACGCAGATGACATTAATTATGAAGTTGCCAAGGAACGTGAACGTCAGGTGCGTCATGATGTAATGTCCCATGTATATGCATATGGAGTGCAGTGTCCGAAAGCGAAAGGAATCATCCATCTGGGAGCTACCTCCTGTTATGTAGGTGATAATACCGATATTATCGTTATGACAGAAGCCTTGAAGCTTGTACGTAAGAAACTGGTCAATGTAATTGCAGAGCTTGCTTCTTTTGCAGATAAATATAAAACACAGCCCACACTGGCTTTCACACATTTCCAGCCTGCACAGCCTACTACAGTGGGAAAACGTGCCACACTCTGGACCCAGGAATTTCTTCTTGATCTGGAAGACCTGGAATATGTGTTAAGCACAATGAAACTTCTTGGTTCCAAGGGAACAACAGGAACACAGGCAAGTTTCCTTGAACTCTTTGAGGGGGATCAGGAGACCATCGATAAGATCGATCCGATGATCGCACAGAAGATGGGATTCAAGGAGTGCTATCCTGTATCCGGACAGACTTATTCCCGTAAGGTAGACACCCGTGTACTGAATGTACTCGCAGGAATCGCAGCAAGTGCTCATAAGATGTCCAATGATATCCGCCTTCTTCAGCATCTGAAAGAAGTGGAAGAGCCTTTCGAGAAATCCCAGATCGGTTCCTCTGCTATGGCATATAAGAGAAATCCGATGAGAAGTGAGCGTATTGCTTCCCTTTCCAGATATGTAATGGTAGATGCCCTGAATCCGGCGATCACTTCTGCTACACAGTGGTTCGAGAGAACCCTGGATGATTCTGCGAATAAACGCCTGAGCATTCCGGAAGGATTCCTGGCTATTGACGGAATCCTGGATCTGTGTCTGAATGTGGTAGACGGCCTTGTGGTTTATCCGAAAGTCATCGAGAAACATATGCTGGCAGAGCTTCCGTTTATGGCTACCGAGAATATCATGATGGATGCTGTAAAGGCAGGCGGAGACCGTCAGGAACTTCATGAACGCATCCGTGAGCTTTCTATGGAAGCCGGTAAGACAGTGAAGGTAGAAGGTAAAGATAATAACCTTCTGGAACTGATCGCGACAGACCCTGCATTCAACCTTACTCTGGAAGAACTGCAGAAGTCCATGGATCCTGCGAAATACACAGGACGTGCGAAAGAACAGACCGAGAGATTTGTAAGTCAGGTAGTTCAGCCAATCCTGGATTCTCATAAAGAGATGCTGGGAATCAAGGCAGAAATTAATGTATAA
- a CDS encoding SEC-C metal-binding domain-containing protein, whose protein sequence is MSDKTILEQWRSIAYDQQADRNKLQRFWANYFNIEKGIYEQLLTNPDEVVTGTVKELAEKYGQDVLTMVGFLDGINDSLKIKNPIETMDENTKVSLCFDKELLYKNMVDARADWLYELPQWDAIFTPEKKKELYLEQKKSGTVVKAHKIGRNDPCPCGSGKKYKYCCGRNA, encoded by the coding sequence ATGAGCGATAAAACAATCTTAGAGCAGTGGCGTTCCATCGCCTATGACCAGCAGGCAGACCGTAATAAGCTTCAGAGATTCTGGGCTAATTATTTTAATATTGAAAAGGGAATTTATGAACAGCTTCTTACCAATCCGGATGAAGTAGTTACCGGTACAGTTAAAGAACTGGCTGAGAAATACGGACAGGATGTTCTGACTATGGTAGGTTTCTTGGATGGAATCAATGACAGTCTGAAAATCAAGAACCCGATCGAGACAATGGACGAGAATACGAAAGTATCTCTCTGCTTTGACAAAGAGCTCCTTTATAAGAACATGGTAGATGCAAGAGCTGACTGGCTCTATGAACTGCCACAGTGGGATGCAATCTTCACACCTGAGAAGAAGAAAGAACTTTACCTGGAACAGAAGAAATCCGGTACAGTTGTAAAAGCACATAAGATCGGACGTAATGATCCGTGTCCATGCGGAAGCGGCAAGAAATATAAATATTGCTGCGGAAGAAATGCGTAA
- a CDS encoding adenylosuccinate synthase gives MVKAVVGANWGDEGKGKITDTLAQKADIIVRFQGGANAGHTIVNNYGKFALHTLPSGVFYDHTTSVIGNGVALNIPVFFKEYNEVVSRGVPAPKILISERAQMVMPYHILFDQYEEERLGGKSFGSTKSGIAPFYSDKYAKIGFQVSELFDEEHLKEKLVSVCETKNITLEHLYHKPLLDPDKLFEELMEYKKMVEPYVCDVSLYLWNALKEGKEVLLEGQLGSLKDPDHGIYPMVTSSSTLAGYGAVGAGIPPYEIKQIVTVCKAYSSAVGAGAFVSEIFGDEADELRRRGGDGGEFGATTGRPRRMGWFDCVASKYGCRMQGTTDVAFTVLDVLGYLDEIPVCTAYDIDGEITTDFPTTVKLEKAKPVIEKLPGWKCDIRGIKNYEDLPENCKKYIEFVEEHIGFPITMISNGPGRDDIIYRNK, from the coding sequence ATGGTAAAAGCAGTTGTTGGTGCTAACTGGGGTGATGAAGGTAAGGGCAAGATTACCGATACACTTGCTCAGAAAGCAGACATTATTGTAAGATTTCAGGGTGGTGCAAATGCAGGTCATACAATTGTAAATAATTATGGTAAATTTGCGCTTCATACTCTTCCGTCAGGTGTGTTCTATGACCATACAACAAGCGTGATCGGAAACGGGGTTGCCCTGAATATCCCTGTATTTTTCAAAGAGTACAATGAAGTGGTAAGCAGAGGCGTTCCGGCTCCGAAGATTCTGATCTCTGAGAGAGCACAGATGGTTATGCCTTATCACATCCTTTTCGATCAGTATGAGGAAGAGCGTCTGGGCGGTAAATCTTTCGGATCCACCAAATCCGGTATCGCACCGTTCTATTCTGACAAATATGCGAAGATCGGTTTCCAGGTAAGTGAACTTTTCGATGAAGAACATCTGAAAGAGAAACTTGTGAGTGTATGCGAAACCAAGAATATCACACTGGAACATCTGTATCATAAACCTCTTCTTGATCCGGACAAGCTTTTCGAAGAACTGATGGAATACAAGAAGATGGTAGAGCCATATGTATGTGATGTTTCCCTGTATCTGTGGAATGCATTAAAAGAAGGTAAAGAAGTTCTGTTAGAGGGTCAGCTTGGTTCTCTGAAGGATCCGGATCACGGAATCTATCCGATGGTTACTTCTTCTTCTACACTGGCAGGATACGGTGCAGTAGGAGCAGGTATTCCTCCGTATGAGATCAAACAGATCGTTACAGTATGCAAGGCTTATTCCAGTGCAGTAGGAGCAGGTGCTTTTGTATCCGAAATCTTCGGAGATGAGGCAGATGAGCTGAGAAGACGCGGTGGTGATGGCGGTGAATTCGGTGCTACTACAGGCCGTCCGAGACGTATGGGATGGTTTGACTGTGTTGCTTCCAAGTACGGATGCCGTATGCAGGGAACTACGGACGTTGCCTTTACAGTTCTGGATGTTCTGGGATATCTGGATGAGATTCCGGTATGCACTGCATATGATATTGACGGAGAGATCACTACTGATTTCCCGACTACTGTGAAGCTTGAGAAAGCGAAACCGGTAATCGAAAAGCTTCCAGGATGGAAATGTGATATCCGTGGAATTAAGAATTACGAAGATCTTCCGGAAAACTGCAAAAAATATATCGAATTCGTAGAAGAACATATCGGATTCCCGATCACCATGATTTCCAATGGTCCGGGAAGAGATGACATCATCTACAGAAATAAATAA
- a CDS encoding YdcF family protein translates to MRNIPRLEYIIVLGAHVEGTRLTLALLERTRRALQYLQENPETKAVLSGGKGTGEAITEAQAMYHYLTEHGIKGERLILEERSTSTAENLKFSLDLIGLDHSVGVVTNHFHVFRGTAIGRKCGCREIYPIPSRYRSWRLLIYIPREILAIIKDKIIGNL, encoded by the coding sequence ATGCGTAATATCCCCAGGCTGGAATATATTATCGTACTGGGTGCCCATGTAGAGGGAACCCGGCTTACACTTGCCCTTCTGGAAAGAACCAGGAGGGCATTGCAGTATCTTCAGGAGAATCCGGAGACAAAGGCGGTATTGTCCGGTGGAAAAGGAACTGGTGAAGCAATTACGGAAGCGCAGGCAATGTATCATTACCTGACAGAGCATGGGATAAAGGGAGAACGCCTGATACTGGAGGAAAGATCCACCAGTACAGCGGAGAATCTGAAATTCAGTCTGGATCTGATCGGACTGGATCATTCAGTAGGAGTAGTCACCAATCATTTTCATGTTTTCCGTGGCACTGCTATTGGCAGGAAATGCGGATGCAGGGAAATTTATCCCATTCCGTCCAGATATCGTTCCTGGAGACTGCTAATCTATATTCCCAGGGAAATTCTGGCAATCATAAAAGATAAAATAATAGGAAATTTATAA
- a CDS encoding HAD family hydrolase: MKNNKFKRAGAWAAIILIILVFCLPMVFAFGRGEVAGNWFRASLGAAIALPILLYAMWMVYRILNKNKKAVNSEVENIIFDVGQVLVKYDWETYLDSFGFPAEEREKLAKTVFLSNTWNERDRSTHNEVYYVNQMVKEAPEYEADIRELMRRSDETIHKTDYADTWVQYLKEKGYYIYILSNYATDTLRKTRSKLTFLKYVDGAVFSCEVKQIKPESDIYQTLISRYHLNPEKSVFLDDRAENCEAARKAGIHAIQFHSFKQAAADLEKMGIK; the protein is encoded by the coding sequence ATGAAAAACAATAAATTTAAACGTGCAGGAGCCTGGGCTGCTATCATCCTGATAATTCTGGTATTCTGCCTTCCTATGGTATTTGCTTTCGGAAGAGGTGAGGTCGCAGGAAACTGGTTTCGCGCATCTCTGGGTGCAGCCATAGCATTGCCCATTCTCTTATATGCTATGTGGATGGTTTACAGGATACTGAACAAAAATAAAAAGGCGGTGAATTCAGAAGTGGAGAATATTATTTTTGACGTAGGACAGGTACTGGTGAAATATGACTGGGAAACCTATCTGGACAGCTTTGGTTTTCCGGCAGAGGAACGTGAGAAACTTGCGAAAACAGTGTTTTTAAGCAATACCTGGAATGAACGCGACAGAAGTACCCATAATGAAGTGTACTATGTGAACCAGATGGTAAAGGAAGCACCGGAATATGAGGCAGATATCAGAGAGCTGATGCGCCGCTCTGACGAAACAATCCATAAAACCGATTACGCAGACACCTGGGTACAGTATCTGAAAGAAAAAGGTTATTATATTTATATTTTATCCAATTATGCCACAGATACCCTGCGGAAAACCCGTTCCAAGCTGACATTTTTGAAATATGTGGACGGAGCTGTTTTTTCCTGCGAAGTGAAGCAGATCAAGCCGGAGTCGGATATCTATCAGACTCTGATCAGCAGATATCATCTGAATCCGGAGAAATCTGTATTTCTGGATGACCGGGCAGAAAACTGTGAGGCTGCCAGAAAGGCAGGAATTCATGCCATTCAGTTCCATTCTTTCAAACAGGCAGCGGCAGACCTTGAGAAAATGGGTATAAAATAA
- a CDS encoding TrkH family potassium uptake protein: MNYSIIIYIIGYILEIEAAFMALPLVTSIIYRETSGYAFLITIILCLALGIPMTYKKSSKKAFYTKEGFVTVALSWIVLSIMGAVPFVISGSIPHPVDALFETVSGFTTTGASILTDVEALPHCILIWRSFTHWIGGMGVLVFILSLLPLTGGYHMNLMKAESPGPSVSKLAPKVQSTAKILYTIYIAITLIQIVFLLIGKMPLFDTLCTAFGTAGTGGFGIKADSMASYSTYLQVVITVFMILFGVNFNVYFFILTKKFAQAFKMEEVRYYFAIIAIAVLIITCNIYHMFGSIPEAFQQAAFQVGSIITTTGYATTDFNLWPEISRTILVLLMFIGACAGSTGGGIKVSRILILCKTVRKELHIFLHPNAVKKIKMDGKAIPHEVVRSTNIFFIVFVLIFSGSVFLIAFDDFDLITNFTAVAATINNIGPGFELVGPNGNFSMFSCFSKLVLTFDMLAGRLEIFPLLLLFVRDTWKKF; the protein is encoded by the coding sequence TCCACTGGTCACTTCCATAATCTACAGGGAAACTTCCGGATATGCTTTTCTCATTACCATCATCCTCTGTCTTGCACTCGGTATTCCGATGACATATAAAAAGTCTTCCAAAAAGGCCTTTTATACCAAAGAAGGTTTCGTGACCGTAGCACTGAGCTGGATCGTATTAAGTATTATGGGTGCAGTTCCCTTTGTGATCAGCGGAAGTATTCCCCACCCTGTGGATGCGCTGTTTGAAACAGTTTCCGGATTTACCACAACCGGTGCCAGCATCCTAACAGATGTAGAAGCACTGCCTCACTGTATACTGATCTGGAGAAGTTTCACACACTGGATCGGAGGTATGGGAGTTCTGGTCTTCATCCTTTCTTTGCTGCCTCTTACAGGCGGTTACCACATGAACCTGATGAAAGCAGAAAGCCCTGGACCATCGGTAAGTAAACTTGCTCCAAAAGTACAGTCTACTGCCAAAATCCTGTATACCATCTACATTGCAATAACACTGATCCAGATCGTATTTCTGCTGATTGGAAAAATGCCTCTGTTTGACACTCTCTGTACTGCATTCGGTACTGCCGGTACCGGAGGTTTTGGTATTAAAGCTGACAGCATGGCAAGTTACAGTACCTACCTTCAGGTAGTGATCACTGTATTCATGATTCTGTTTGGGGTAAACTTTAATGTATATTTCTTTATTCTTACAAAGAAATTTGCTCAGGCATTTAAAATGGAAGAAGTACGCTATTACTTCGCCATTATCGCTATAGCTGTACTGATCATCACCTGCAACATCTACCATATGTTCGGAAGTATTCCCGAAGCATTCCAGCAGGCTGCATTCCAGGTCGGTTCTATCATCACCACTACCGGGTATGCTACCACAGATTTCAATCTGTGGCCCGAAATCTCACGAACGATCCTGGTATTGCTGATGTTTATCGGTGCATGTGCTGGAAGTACAGGTGGCGGTATCAAAGTCTCCAGAATTCTGATCCTGTGTAAAACAGTCCGCAAGGAACTTCACATTTTCCTGCATCCCAATGCAGTAAAGAAAATAAAAATGGATGGCAAAGCCATCCCTCACGAAGTGGTTCGTTCCACTAATATTTTCTTTATTGTATTCGTGCTGATCTTCTCAGGATCTGTATTTCTCATCGCATTTGATGACTTTGACCTGATCACAAACTTTACAGCAGTAGCCGCTACCATCAATAACATCGGACCTGGTTTTGAACTGGTGGGACCAAACGGAAACTTTTCCATGTTCTCCTGCTTTTCCAAACTGGTTCTTACGTTTGATATGCTGGCAGGCAGACTGGAAATCTTCCCCCTTCTCTTATTATTTGTAAGAGATACCTGGAAAAAATTCTGA